CCACGCCCGGGTATAATTCAAGTGCGCCTGGAATATCTGCCAGTCGGGCCCGGACCGGTACCGAAACTCCATCATCTCATGCACTCAGTAGAATGTATGACATGGAACATCACAGCGGAAGCGAAGAGGCTATAATTGAGATGGATGAAAGGAATAAGGCTCTATATACATCAGCCGAGTCAATTGACGACAGTGCACCGTCAGCCTCAGATTGGAGCGGACCAACACATGAAAACGGCTCTGCCGGGGAGCAGGAAGGCCATATCTGGAAGACGACCGAGATTACTATCCAGAAGAGCTAGACAACATCTTTGAATAGTGTGCATTATTCTGGAGGTTTGGTGGCCTTAAAAATGGCCAATGCCGTTTCTGCAAAACTGGCTCGAACTAGGATTTATATCTGGAATTTTTTTGGAGCCCCAGTGACTTGGCCTAGGCCTCTCGACACATACAACCCAAACTAGGTTATGAGTTCAATCTCGCCGAACCCGCGGGAAAACAAATACGCGGGAAAAAAACACAGCAAGGTGCCCTTACACTATAGAAGACAACGTCGAGAGATAATTGACCATTGGGGCAAAAATTTTCCCGTCCGAAGCGTGTACCCTACTTAGTCCGaattctgtcaacattgatCGGTCAACAACACACTAACTTTGGCTAGGGTATATTGCATATACTATCTACACCAATTAGTGACTTGTTTGGTAGGAAATATACAGTATTTGGTTGAAATTCGACTTGAAAAGTATTAGCTCTATGAGGATTGGCGGTGTCTATCTTGACAGAATTCTGACTTGATAAGGTAGACGAATTGCCTTTCCTCAAGTTGTTCTTCGGGGCTACTTCCACATTTGCCCTGAAAACACTGATGGTCGACTTCTAATCATCCGGTGGGATAAAATTTTATCGGCAATAATCATCTTAAATACAAAGCTTTCTCCGCTTCCTCCACCTCGATCTTTCAATTTGCGCTCATCACACCCCAATCACCCTCCGCCCAAGACCTCGTCATCTTAAAGGTCTCAATCTTCCACAGTTCACTACTATCATCCTTCACCAAATCGACATAGTACAACGCCCCAGCCAGCAGACGCGGCTGGTTAGGCTGAAGCCCCTTCCCACTGCCGTAGTGTTGCGCGATCACTGAGGCAGTCGCAACGGCCTTGACTCCACTGTCGGCGATATTGATACGGATGTTGGTGACATAGTGTGTGGTGTCCAACTTGCTAATCACGTCAAAGCAGTCGGTGTGGATGGCGGGAAGGCCCGAGGAGATCTTGTCGTTGATGGATAATGTAGCGGTGGAGGTGAAGGCAGAATCGAAGAGGGCCGAGTCGTTGGTGTCCAGCCCGAGGACACAACGATAGATTGCGTCGGCGATGGCGTCGCGGCTGCTTAGCGCGGGGGTCAGGATTGCGGGGAGGGAGGGGAGGGATGTCATGGCCACAATAGGTGAGATGAGAGTAAGATCAGTTGTGGAAGTGAGAATTAAAAGGAAAGCTGGAAGACTGTTATAAGTAAGGTTGAAATCGAAAAAATTCACGCTGAGGCGGGTGCGAATTGAAGTATCTATAGACCTCTATCCTTCGTTAACTCCGCGGGAATATTTGGATCTTCACGGAGATGTCGGAGTTAAGGCTCACATCGGACATCAGCTCGAATCTCACATACAGAGTTTGATTGTAACTGAGAGCGGTTACGGTCAATTGGGGGGGCCAGTGTTTGTAAAATGGTAAAATCCGATTGAATGGAGTGGGGGAGTCTGTGACACTGAAAGGACATCTCTGGGGCAAAATGCCAGCAAGGTGTTGTACCATTTGAAAACTGATTCATCATATAGGTTGCAATGTAGTAGAAACAAGAACGGTACGACAGACGGGGCGCTTCCAGGGAGCATAATCATCGCATCTGTTACTGAGCTTTCCCATTAATATGGCTCTGAGCGAACAGGCCAAAGTATCGAGAGGGGCGTTGCTACTACTCATGGTATGATTTGAGAGATGTCATTACCAGAATAATCTACATTAGGGACCCTTGAACATTGTATCTAATTATCAAGGATGCTTGAACGACTTCTTCGTCCTTGAAAGGGCACCCCACGATCTGGATAGTTGACAGTAGGTTTGCAAACAAATCTGTATCATCTGGCATTGAAAATACTTGAAAAACGGTGACGGTAGAAGAGATCGGACTGGGCAGACTTATACAATTCAGAATTGAGCCTGTCTCAGGATTTCTTTCCGACAGTTTATAGGCGTCATTCACACGGTCTAGCTCGGGGTCAACCTTGAATTTTGGAATTGTCAAGATAACGGAGGGATAGTCAAGAAGATTTAATAACGAGGTACACCCCCAGTAGACGTTGAGGTCAAGAGGATAGCCCACTGCAGAAGCTGGGGCACTATTAGTGCATCAATGGTACATCCGGGGTGACCAACTGTGCTGTTCCGTGCATCTGCAAATATGTcttcaagggcttcaagTTTTAAGGTCCCACTGTCCAAAtgttttggatttttttttctcccgcTTTGTCAACATCAACACGAAGAAGATACGTAATTGCAATGCTTCCACAGCAGAGTGCTCTCAGGGGTTGAAATCCTTACCTAGTTCCCTGAGACCCCGATGGATAATGGACATTGAACTAAAAGTTCCGTTGATTGCAGTTTAGGAAAAAGTGGTCTGAACCCACTCGTTGTTAAGCAGAGCGTGCGAATTATGCATCACATTGTCGACTTCAAAAACATTCCTTCTATTAACAGAACACGAGTGTCTTTAAATCCACAGCGTGTTAAATGAAAGACATTTGGCGGATCGGACAGGTCAGAAACCACTCTTGAGGTTTCATGACGTCATCGGCACAAAAGTTCGGTGGATCCATGTCAGCCCCACAGTCGATGACAGGTCGTTATTCCAATCCAGTTCTCTCTGATTACAAGATGACCCTGGTAAAATAGTAATAAATGGCTGCTAGAACCACAATGGGAAAACAATGTTGGAGAATCAGGTACCACTGTATTGACACAGATAGTGCTTGCTTGGTGGTGATCCAGGTTCATACTTCACCAATTGAGTAACACCCGGCCATTGAGAGAATTGAAAGATGTATTACAGTTTCTACTATGAAGTGTAGAAAtaactggaaaatctctgttgtgcgtgaagggagagagaaactatctacaagatgggaaactaagtactaggagcatgtggtagcatgtgaatattcacatgcttccaaCAAGAATATTAATAAAACTTCACATAAGAAATTATGCTTTGTATACACCGAATCGTTAGAAGACATTGGTTGAGAACTTGACGGGTTGACAAAATGTGCACGTCGTTTGCTGAGGAACATCGCGAGAAAAAGAGAATATGCTCCATGTCTTTGCAATTCAGACGGTTGTCGCGATTAGACTTAAAAATTTGATCTGGGCATTCATGCTAATCGCACGGACCCTGTGCCTATACTTATACAGCACAAAGGGGACAGGTGCTATGATGGTTGTGATAATGCGGACAGTTGTCAATGACCAGTGGGGGCCGATATTCTCATACATCTTGAATGATGCTGGGCTCAGAGCACCAGAGATAAAGAATTGTGAAAAGGTCAAGAAGTCCAGAGCTGAGGCTGCATACTTCAGGTACACAAAGATGGTGCATATCTAGGTTGTAGTGACGATGCAGACAAGAGCGTAGCCGAAAAAGCCGGAGACCATGATGAGTGACCAATTACTTATAGAGCACCAGGGAAAAAAGATGCTAACAAAGGTAAACAGCAGAGTGAAGTATATGCCTATACAAGCACAATGACCTTGGCAATCAGAATGAATAGCTCTATCATCATCTCTACCGCTTGATGTGATGGTCCTAAAAGACTGGAATAGTGGGAAATGAGTGAGCGTTGCCTTAGTATCATAGAACGGAGACGTAGGTAAATGGCCACGATCGATAGAGTAGAAATCTATGTGATCACCTTGCAGCGTGATGCTAAACCTAAACTATCAAAGGCCGCCAGCAACCCTTTTTGAAAATTTTGGAAAGTTCTGAATGACGTTAATCCTTTGTTTCCTGCCTTGATCACTTCGAATTTTTGATGTTGGGAGATTCTAACTATATTGCGTGTTGCGGTTGGTCTAAAGCATGTTCATTCATTTCTGGAATTCAGACGGACGTAAAACAATGCTATTAGAGGTCTGTCACATCTGCTTTTTGTTCTTTATGTTGGCTTGTTATGGATGAAAAATGCTGATGTTTCCAATTTGAAAGAAACAATGGGTCGATCTTGATTTTTGGTGAAAGGCTTAAGTCAAGTATTCTATTGTTGGCAAATCTGTTTGTATTAGAAATAGATAAAGAAAGCACCTATAGATAAATCCCAGCATTGATTCGAGTTTCAAAGAAGCTTCCGAGTATTTAACTGTCGACGAAGCCATTTTCTAGCCTCGATATTCATACACAACATCCATTCAGACAATCAACAGTGACTCAAACAACACAACAATCGAACCATCGCATTCAAACCAAAATTTTGAGTTAAAATCCAATATGCCTCGAACCAGCTTGAGATTGCACGCCAATTTAAAGGCATCCGAAGTGAACACTAGGAGAATCTGGATGCCGCTTCATCTTGACAACCTTGACTATCCACAGAACGTGCTTGATCGCCAGACTGTCCTCGATCTTATTCGAAGTGTCTATGATCCATTGCTGATTGCTTGGCTTGCTGATCCAAGTCATACCTGGGTAAACCAGTTCTCAAGAAGGTCTTCCGGCAACCAATTCCAAACACAGATTCTCGCTAGGATGGGAGAGCTGCCATCAAGTATTCAATCGATAGAGTCCGAGAAAGTTCTTGGTGAAATTCTATACGATATTCTTAGATTTTACCGACTCACCGATGCCGCCTGGAGGGTACCTGCTCTAGGCGCTGCTACCACTCCGccttcccctccccctcctccccctcctcctGCTGCCCCTGCTCCTGACGCTATGCCTGCCGAAGGGGAAACTGGGGACGTGCTTTCTGCTGCTATTGCCATAGGGGTGGTTATCGCTGCTGCTAACCTAGAAGTGCTTACAGATGCCGCAACCCAAGTACTTGATCCTGCTACTGCTGCCCGCCATCCTACTCCGCTAGAGATACTTGCAGAAGTTGCAAGCTCAGCTGAGCCTAGTCCATTAGTTTCTCCTACTGCTTCCCTCGACATacttgctgctgctgctgccacACTTCCATATGCTCCTATGCCCACCCCTGCTGCTGCCCCCACCCCGGTTGACTCTCCTGCTCCTAGAACCAAGCGAGGTAGGGAAGATGAGCCTGAGTATgagtccgaggaacctgctAAGAAGAAGCAAGCGGTGAGTCCGAAGTAACTCAGACCGTATCATCCTTTTCATCAGTGTCCATATGTGTATCTTTTCCACCTTCACTAAACTTTACTACAAGCACCTTTGATTTCTTAAGTTTAGAACTAGAAATTGATGGTTCCGATCTCATTTTTGGACTGCCCTGTACCTGTCTTCTATAGCGTGCGACAGTCCTGCACTCCCTACATCCCAACTCAAAATATGAAATCTGTGATTCATATCTTAATAGAATTAAGAGTGTACTTACTCGCGTTATCAGGATGCTTGACTTGGATCAGCTTAAAAGGCTCCTTCGTATTATGTATCACTACTACGGGTTTCCTAACTTCAAGTTTTGTAGCTTTAATCGCTATCTAGGTTCTATTCGAAATCCGCTAtacactacaacatagaacaTCTCGTAGTCCTTTACTAAGAAAAATTCGAATGAATGAGCATAATCAGATCGAAATTAATATAGAAACATAGAAATATAGATATAAATCCTTGTCATAATTCTCAGACATTGATGGTGTAGATTAAATCACCTGACCATGAGGAGTTGAGCCAAGTCCAAAAGCGGTTAGTGGCGATTTGGTTCTTGGCACTCACCCGTGAGTTTTGCGTGTCGCGACCAACCTCCCCAAGTGCCCACCAGCAACCCGTCCAATCATCACTTTAGGCCTCCTCTTCCATCTCCGCGGCCTTCTTGATTTATGCCCTTGCTGGCTTTGAATTGTTTTATTCTACATCACAATTGCGCTTTCACTGCAGACAGATTGACACACGGGAAAGGAGTTGACATTGTGCCGACCGCAATAGCTGCTTACTTTGATCCATCATGGATGACATTCCCATCAACCCGGCTGTAGCCCACGACAATGCCCAGTCTGTGACTGGCCTAGATGGTGCAGCTGATGCAACTCGCGAAGCCTCAGGTAGGCCTACTTCAAATGGCTCTGGTGTTGCATCAAGTGCTAAATTCATGGACAGGAGCGCAATCGCACCAAGCTTCGCCCGTGAAGAATATTGAGAATACACCTGGATCTGACAACCCGATGGACGCCCCCGTATCCCCCAAACCTCGGAACGGCGGAGTTGAACCGGAAGACGAAGAGATGGGTGGTACTGAGACTGATGCCAAGCCAGACGCCGAGGGCCTGGAGGATGCTGTGGGCGAGTCGCACACGCAAGTGGAGGGAGCGGATGGGCTTGAGGACGCTGTGGGTGAAGAACAACCCGCGCCATCCAAGTCATCTCTGGAAGCCGCCGCGCGCGAACAGCTCGTCACCCAAACACACGCCATCATCCTCCCCAGCTATGCAACATGGTTTGATATGAATACCATTAACCCAATCGAGAAGAAAGCTCTCGCCGAGTTCTTCAATGGCCGCAACCGCAGCAAGACGCCTGCTACATACAAAGACTACCGAGACTTCATGATCAATACCTATCGATTGAACCCCATCGAGTATTTGACCGTTACTGCTTGCCGTCGCAATCTTGCGGGTGATGTCTGTGCTATAATGCGTGTCCACTCATTCCTTGAACAGTGGGGTTTGATCAACTACCAGGTGAATGGCTTACTTTCCCCCACTCAAGTATCTTAGCTAACCCCTCTGCAGGTTGACCCTCAGACACGGCCGTCCAATATTGGACCGCCATTCACCGGTCATTTCAGAGTTATCGCAGATACTCCACGGGGTCTGCAGCCATTCCAGCCTGGACCAAATCACAGCGTTACGTCCGGCAAGATTCATCCAGCCACGCAGCGTGCCATCTCTTCCATCTCTGCAACTAAAGAAGACCTCAACCTAGAACTACGCCGCACCATTTACGACGAAAAAGGCAAGGATATCACCTCCgcggaagagaaagagaaacaGACCAATGGCGAAGTAACAAACGGCTTGGATATGGCTCAAGAATCCAAGAAAAAGGCACACTGCTTCTCTTGTGGTATTGATTGCACCAAACTTCGATTTCACTACGCCAAATCGGCTTCAACATCAGCCAACGCTACTACACCAGACACCAAGTATGATCTGTGTCCCAACTGCTTCCTTCAAGGGCGTATGCCTTCTAGCCACAGTGCCTCGGACTTCGTTAAGCTAGAGGAGAAGAGCTACTCTCACTTGATTGACAAAGACACTCCGTGGTCGGACTCGGAACTGATTTTGTTGTTGGAAGGCCTGGAGAACTTCGATGAAAACTGGGAACAAATTGCGAGCCACGTTGGCACACGATCTCGGGAAGAGTGTGTCATGAAGTTCTTACAGCTAGAGATTGAGGACAAATACGTTGAAGATGTCCCTGAGCTGCAGTCTGGCAGCGGACGTGACCCCATCAGCCAGTCCGAAAACCCCGTTCTTTCTGTAGTGGCATTCCTGGCCCAGATGGCGGAGCCCGCAGTGGCTGCTGCCGCCGCCGGTCGGTCTGTCGAGGAGATCCGCAAGGAACTCCGGAGCCAGCTGGAGAGGGGACAAGGCAAAGGCAAGGATGCAATCAAGTCCGAGGATTCTATGGACGTGGATCCCACACGTGAGGCTGAACAGCAAGTTTCCGCGAAGCCCAAGGAGACCCTTGGCACCATCGCTCTGGCTGCATCTGCCGCACGTGCCGGAGCTCTTGCCTCGCACGAGGAGCGCGAAATGACCCGCCTGGTCTCTGCAGCAGTCAACGTCACCTTGCAGAAGTTCGAGATTAAGCTGCAGCAATTCAACGAGATGGAAGAGATTATCGAGGCTGAGCGTAGGGAATTGGAGCAGGCGCGCCAACAACTCTTCTTGGACCGGATGACGTTCAAGAAGCGTGTTAAAGAGGCCCAGGATGCACTTCAGACTGTCAGCCTGCAGGGCCCCAATGAGCACACAAACCAAATGCTGGCTGATGCTGCTACCACAGGCATTGGGAACCATTACAGCTTCCAGCCTGTTGGCGGAGATCTGCGGGCTGGAACTCAGCCTCTGAGCGCCCAAGCTGGTGTCGACTACAAGACCCTTGACCTGTAGGTTTCTTCAACACATGTACGATAATCCCCCATGGATCTTCTGAGAGAGGAACCCAAAGGGACTGATTTTGGTCTCGCTGAGTTATGAATATTCTGAACTTTCTGGCTCGGAAAAAAGGcgcactttttttttgtttttctgtTATCTGCTGGAGTTCTTTTCTATTGAGTCACCCTCTCTCCAGAAAGTGGATTGTTCTCAGGGGGTTGAACTAGGGGGTTGGGGCTCTTATTTCATCCATGCGTTTACTCTTTAATCATATGTCCATGATGGGAATCTTATATTCTTGATCAAAGTAAAGTGTAGTGCCTCTCATCTAGGCCACTGTGGGTCGCCTGGTTGACTAAACTTGATCTTGTAATGTTTATTGCAATTAGGACTCTCCAACGGTTGGTGGTTGTTCTCTTTGCTGAGATCCATGCTCGTCCTCTTCACTATCAACTATTGCCTCCTCGCCCGGAGGAACCGGAGCAGAGGGAGCAACTGCCAGTTCGTTGTATCTGGGCCTTTTCAGCGGAGGCATTTCTATGTCTTCCTTCAGATCGGCGAAATCGTATCCGTACTCCTCCCACTCGCTGCGGTAGACGATCCGATCACGCCAATTGAAGATATTTTCCCTGATTCTGCGCTCTGGCAGTAGCTTGTTCTCGTCCTCGGGTTCTTCTGCCTTCAGAGGTTCCTCGAGGACGGACGGCACGGGTTGTTCCATTAACTTCAGGAAGTTGGCCTCTTCGCGATGGCTGATGTTCTGATCTGCGATGTCtgcatcctcttcttctgggTCCATTTCCAGTTCGTCGGGCAATACAACTGGCGCTAACATCTCGGGGGGCTCTCGGGTGGGCATGGGATCGTGATCGATGTCTTCTAGTTCTGAATCTGAATCTGATTCAGATCCGAACTCTGGACTGGGTTCCCGTTCTGGTTCTAGCTCTAGTGGCGGCACCGGTTCTGCCATTGGCTCCAATTCTGCCTCTCGGTTGTTGACCTCCATTTCAATGTCGTCATATGTCCCGATGTCATCGCCAATGATGGCATCGCCTTCACTGTCCTCTTCATCGTTGTCACCATTGTACATAGTTCCATCTTTACGGTAGCGGGTCCACTCGTGTCTTTCGATGATCTCTTTGGCTTCTTCGTAGGTGAATACCGTAGGCGTCCAGCCTTTCCGGTTGTTGATGTCTTCCAGGACTGTTTCATTGCGACGAGCGATATCCACAAAGTTAGGCCTGCAGTGCTTCATGTTGAGCACCTCAATGGCGGCCCGCACATCTTGCGTTCGAATATGTCCTTTTCTGTCATTCCCACTGCGGTTCGAGCTGCGCAATCTTGACATTGCAAAGAAGAGGGATGATTGGACCAAGCGGCGCGTAATGCTAACAGTGAGAGAATAGAAGTCCACAGCGGTATCTGCAGTCATCGATGGAGTATGTCCGTACGCTGTAATAAGGTCTTGTCTCTTGGCAAGATTCCACCAGTTGTTTTCAGCTTGTGTGCCACCGAAGTTCATGAACAATACATAAGAAAGTCGAACCCAATATGGAAGGTTCAGCAAGTCAGATGCGAGGCGGAGGTCACCTCGAGCACTGTTGTCCTCCTGATCGTCCAGATCCTGTGCACGATCACGAGTGATAACCCAGTTATCCCCATGTTGCTGTATTCCAGCTCGAGCTTCCACAAGAGACTCTTTCAACGAGAGGACATCCGCATATTCCTCGAGTAGTTCACAGCATTCCTCGCTGACCTCCGTGGCCGCTAGGACATCGCTCAAGACAGGCATGCGTTCCAGATGCACGTCGGAACTATACTGGGCCGTCAAGGCCTTATGCAAAAACTGAATGTATTCCATAACCTCGAGTTCTGACTTGGTGCCGATCGCAACAGCAATCTCTTTAATGCCACCCTTTCCCTTTCGGTCCAGTGCATTGAAAAACACTTCTTTCTCCGTGGGGGTCCAAACCATCGAGCCATGTTGACTTACTTGGTATGGATTATCAAGTTCTCTGAGCGAGGCAAAATCAATAATCTCCTCGTTTTGCACGATCATGTGGGCGTAGGCTCGAAGAAATGTGAGCGATCCACGCATTTGCGGGACGCGTTGCATAAGCGCATCGCCTATTTGTCGTCCGACCCCATCGAACGACGGGTCGCGATTGTAATCATATTCATTGAGATTTTGATTCGGGGTTGTAGAGCGTCCACTGGGCGAGCGGGGTTGCCCGAAGTCAGATTCAGATTCGGGTTGTTCGAAGTCGGACCCAGACTCGGGGTCGTCGTCGGGCTCATAGGCGGAGGCGGAATCGCTCATCGTTCAGGCTCGCAGATTTGCAGCGCACACGGGACGATCGATGGCAAAACATCACAGCTGCGCCCTTGATGAAATCTGCCACGTCAGTTTCATCAAAGAGCTATAGAAACAACAGAAAAAAAGTTGAGCTACGATCTCCACTGTGAGATGCACGGTTATCGATAAGCATAtttgcactgtttgctcTTGCTTTTGAGCTTCGCCGGGGTGTGTGAGATGGCGATTACACTCTGCATGGAGTTCATACGCCGTGTCTCACGATTGAGACTCCCAAGGAGGTACTTGGTGCAGAGTCCTCTGTTGCAAAAATCGTTTCGCCATTTGCGCTTCAATTCGACTGAGTCTCCAGTTCCTCCAAGCATTGTACTCCGTGACTACCAAGAGGAAAGCATTCAATCTGTCCTGAAATATTTGGGCCAAGGCCATCGACGCCTAGGAATCTCACTTGCAACAGGAGCTGGCAAGACAGTAAGATGGAAGAAGCGTCTTTGTCCAAAATGGTACTGATCTTTGCAGGTCATATTCACACAGCTGATCAGCCGAATCCCTCCTCGCGATGCGAAAGCCACCAAGACCATGATCATCGTCCATCGACGTGAACTCGTCGAACAAGCCGCGAAACACTGCAGCCTTGCCTATCCAGacaaaactatcgaaatcGAAATGGGAAAGAATGTTGCAACCGGAGCAGGGGATATCATCATCGCGTCAGTTCAGACACTAGCGCGGGGACGCATGTATAAGTTCGATCCGACTGCATTCAAGCTCCTATTAGTGGATGAGGCTCACCACATTGTTGCCAAATCATACCGCGAAGCTCTGGGGCATTTTGGGTTGAACGAGCCATCTGCAGATGGACCGGTCTTGGTAGGTGTTTCCGCTACGTTTTCACGATTCGATGGTCTCAAACTGGGGGCTGCCATCGATCACATCGTCTATCACAAGGACTACGTAGATATGATTGGTGAAAATTGGTTGGCCAATGCTGTCTTCACGACTGTCAAGTCCGGAGCCAATTTGTCCAAAGTCAAAAAAGATAGTTTCGGAGACTTTGCCCTGGGATCGCTCTCGGAGGCGGTTAATACTGCATCTACGAACAACATTACCGTTCGGGCATGGATGGCGAGTGCTGAGAATCGAAAGTCGACTCTTGTATTTTGTGTCGATGTCGAGCACGCGCGGCAGCTAACCGCTGTTTTTCGTGACCATGGTGTCGACGCAAGGTATATCACCGCTAGCACAGCTAAAGGCGTCCGCTCGGAGCAACTCCGGGCCTTTAAGGCCCAGGAATTCCCTGTGTTACTAAATTGTGGTCTTTTCACAGAAGGCACGGACATCCCTAATATCGACTGCGTGCTCCTCGCTCGGCCCACCAGATCTCGGAACCTGCTCATCCAAATGATCGGGCGTGGACTTCGCCTGTTTCCTGGGAAAAAGGACTGTCATGTTATCGATATGGTTGCCTCCCTAGCAACCGGAGTCCTATCAACACCGACGTTGTTCGGCTTGGACCCAGACGAAGTTTTGGACAACTCCAGCGTGGAAGATA
Above is a window of Penicillium digitatum chromosome 2, complete sequence DNA encoding:
- a CDS encoding uncharacterized protein (similar to LAFA_0F22672g1_1), with amino-acid sequence MTSLPSLPAILTPALSSRDAIADAIYRCVLGLDTNDSALFDSAFTSTATLSINDKISSGLPAIHTDCFDVISKLDTTHYVTNIRINIADSGVKAVATASVIAQHYGSGKGLQPNQPRLLAGALYYVDLVKDDSSELWKIETFKMTRSWAEGDWGVMSAN
- a CDS encoding RSC complex subunit (RSC8), putative, producing MDDIPINPAVAHDNAQSVTGLDGAADATREASGAQSHQASPVKNIENTPGSDNPMDAPVSPKPRNGGVEPEDEEMGGTETDAKPDAEGLEDAVGESHTQVEGADGLEDAVGEEQPAPSKSSLEAAAREQLVTQTHAIILPSYATWFDMNTINPIEKKALAEFFNGRNRSKTPATYKDYRDFMINTYRLNPIEYLTVTACRRNLAGDVCAIMRVHSFLEQWGLINYQVDPQTRPSNIGPPFTGHFRVIADTPRGLQPFQPGPNHSVTSGKIHPATQRAISSISATKEDLNLELRRTIYDEKGKDITSAEEKEKQTNGEVTNGLDMAQESKKKAHCFSCGIDCTKLRFHYAKSASTSANATTPDTKYDLCPNCFLQGRMPSSHSASDFVKLEEKSYSHLIDKDTPWSDSELILLLEGLENFDENWEQIASHVGTRSREECVMKFLQLEIEDKYVEDVPELQSGSGRDPISQSENPVLSVVAFLAQMAEPAVAAAAAGRSVEEIRKELRSQLERGQGKGKDAIKSEDSMDVDPTREAEQQVSAKPKETLGTIALAASAARAGALASHEEREMTRLVSAAVNVTLQKFEIKLQQFNEMEEIIEAERRELEQARQQLFLDRMTFKKRVKEAQDALQTVSLQGPNEHTNQMLADAATTGIGNHYSFQPVGGDLRAGTQPLSAQAGVDYKTLDL
- a CDS encoding Homeodomain-like — protein: MSDSASAYEPDDDPESGSDFEQPESESDFGQPRSPSGRSTTPNQNLNEYDYNRDPSFDGVGRQIGDALMQRVPQMRGSLTFLRAYAHMIVQNEEIIDFASLRELDNPYQVSQHGSMVWTPTEKEVFFNALDRKGKGGIKEIAVAIGTKSELEVMEYIQFLHKALTAQYSSDVHLERMPVLSDVLAATEVSEECCELLEEYADVLSLKESLVEARAGIQQHGDNWVITRDRAQDLDDQEDNSARGDLRLASDLLNLPYWVRLSYVLFMNFGGTQAENNWWNLAKRQDLITAYGHTPSMTADTAVDFYSLTVSITRRLVQSSLFFAMSRLRSSNRSGNDRKGHIRTQDVRAAIEVLNMKHCRPNFVDIARRNETVLEDINNRKGWTPTVFTYEEAKEIIERHEWTRYRKDGTMYNGDNDEEDSEGDAIIGDDIGTYDDIEMEVNNREAELEPMAEPVPPLELEPEREPSPEFGSESDSDSELEDIDHDPMPTREPPEMLAPVVLPDELEMDPEEEDADIADQNISHREEANFLKLMEQPVPSVLEEPLKAEEPEDENKLLPERRIRENIFNWRDRIVYRSEWEEYGYDFADLKEDIEMPPLKRPRYNELAVAPSAPVPPGEEAIVDSEEDEHGSQQREQPPTVGES
- a CDS encoding Helicase, C-terminal — translated: MEFIRRVSRLRLPRRYLVQSPLLQKSFRHLRFNSTESPVPPSIVLRDYQEESIQSVLKYLGQGHRRLGISLATGAGKTVIFTQLISRIPPRDAKATKTMIIVHRRELVEQAAKHCSLAYPDKTIEIEMGKNVATGAGDIIIASVQTLARGRMYKFDPTAFKLLLVDEAHHIVAKSYREALGHFGLNEPSADGPVLVGVSATFSRFDGLKLGAAIDHIVYHKDYVDMIGENWLANAVFTTVKSGANLSKVKKDSFGDFALGSLSEAVNTASTNNITVRAWMASAENRKSTLVFCVDVEHARQLTAVFRDHGVDARYITASTAKGVRSEQLRAFKAQEFPVLLNCGLFTEGTDIPNIDCVLLARPTRSRNLLIQMIGRGLRLFPGKKDCHVIDMVASLATGVLSTPTLFGLDPDEVLDNSSVEDMKQKGDQGSQSEPTSEAAEPYDGSDNDLKLQFTTYDSVYDLLGDMQSERHIRSFSPHNWVRVGDDRYMLTDISGWITIEKGDDIFTAHHVMKFKDPTTETPQFTRPRKIATGSDLESIVRAADTFASTKFDEHYIASWKPWRRAQATPGQIKMLNRARIRDGTLKPEDLTRGQAADMITKLKHGGKKRFKDLEVQKRKRLRQVDNMAELQRRVNVKVGPVEA